The proteins below come from a single Mustela erminea isolate mMusErm1 chromosome 14, mMusErm1.Pri, whole genome shotgun sequence genomic window:
- the LOC116573709 gene encoding interferon-induced protein with tetratricopeptide repeats 1B-like, giving the protein MYNFLAYIKHLRGHHEAALESLRRAEDRIWRENQEQADTRSLVTWGNFAWVSYRLGRHADAQMYVDKVGRVCKTFPHHNCTECPLVSSVTRAAWGLCRAGPWELWSYRLVLTLVVPARPCS; this is encoded by the coding sequence ATGTACAACTTCTTGGCCTACATAAAACACCTGCGTGGTCACCACGAGGCGGCGCTGGAGAGCCTGCGGCGGGCGGAGGATCGGATCTGGCGCGAGAACCAGGAGCAAGCGGACACCCGAAGTCTGGTCACCTGGGGCAACTTCGCCTGGGTCTCCTACCGCCTGGGCAGACACGCAGACGCGCAGATGTATGTGGACAAAGTAGGACGAGTGTGCAAGACGTTTCCACATCACAACTGTACCGAGTGCCCACTGGTTTCTTCTGTGACCAGAGCTGCCTGGGGCCTCTGCAGGGCAGGTCCCTGGGAACTATGGTCGTACCGCCTTGTGCTGACTCTGGTAGTTCCTGCTCGTCCTTGTTCCTAG